Below is a window of Malus domestica chromosome 13, GDT2T_hap1 DNA.
GGATTTCGATAAATTGTACATGCAGTTCACAAAACATTCTCAGACATTTTGTATCACTAGTCTGGAGGCATCTAAGGAAAATCTTTAGGATATTTCTGCTTTCCAAATGCAAAAGCTACTTCATCAGGAGTCAACGGTAGGAGCAGTCTTGTTCCATATTAAAACTGAGGAAGTGGGGTCATTCCAATTAGATACTGCACAGAAGGACAAGGTTAGTCAGAATCTTACACTGTTTCAACAATAACAGTTGCATAACTTACTGGAAGACTATGCGATAGTATTTCAAACTCCCAAGTTCTTGCCACCCCACAGAATTCAGGACCATAGAATTCCACTAATCCATGGCAGCAAACCTCCAAACATTCGACCTTATCGATATGGCCCGGTTCAAAAGGCTAAGATTGAGAAATGTGTTGCTGAATTATTGGAGGCAGGATTTATACGAGTGAGCAACAGCCCATATTCTTCTCCTGTTATCTTAGTAAGGAAAAAAGAGGGAACTTGGCGCATGTGCATGGACTATAGAGGCCTTAATTGCATCACCATTAAAGATAAGTTCCCTATTCCTCTTATTGATGAACTGTTGGATGAGTTATTTGGGGCACAATACTTTTCCAAGTTAGACTTGAGGGCAGGTTATCACCAGATTAGAATGCATCCTGATGATGTTGAAAAGACAGCTTTTAGGACACATGATGGTCATTACGAGTTCTTAGTAATGCCATTTGGTTTGACCAACGCTCCTGCTACTTTCCAATGCCTTATGAATGACATCTTTCGACCATATTTGAGAAAGTTTATTCTTGTTTTCTTCGATGATATATTGGTCTATAGCCCTTCTTGGCAACTGCATTTGGATCAATTAAAAATAGTATTTGAGACATTAAAGGAGCACCACATGTTTGTGAAACAATCGAAGTGTGCATTTGGTCAATCACAAGTAGAATATCTCGGGCATATTGTATCCAAGGATGGGGTATCGGCTGACCCTACTAAACTGGATTCTATAGCTCAGTGGCCTATTCCCAAATCAGTGAAAGCTTTGCGAGGGTTTTTGGGATTAACGGGGTACTATAGGAAATTTATTCCTCATTTTGGCAAGATCGTAAGTCCATTGACTGCTCTCACACGAAAGGACAGTTTTCATTGGTCGGATGCAGCTACCACAGCTTTTAATACTCTCAAGAATGCAATGTTATCTCCTCAAGTCCTCGCTTTACCAGATTTTACTAGGCCTTTTGTGATTGAAACTGATGCTTCGGGTCATGGTATTGGTGCGGTGCTTTAACAGGGAGGCAAACCAATTGCTTTCACAAGTAAAGCCCTTTGTTTGAGGAATCAAACGCTATCTGCATATGAAAGAGAGATGTTAGCCATCTTACATGCTGTTCACAAATGGCAGTCCTACTTAGTGGGCAATCACTTCATTATTCAAACTGATCACCACAGTttgaaatatttccttcaaggcAGGGCCCATACTCCAATACAACAGAAATGGGTTACCAAACTTCTCGGGTTCGATTACGAAATTCAATATAAACAAGGTTGTAATAACCAAGCAACAGATGCCTTATCACGATCTCATTTGAATATTACCAATTTTGTTGATCACCAGCTTGCAGAAATGGAAGTGTTGGCTATTTCTTACCCTTATTCTCAGTGGCTGGATGATTTGCGCAGAGATATGGAGAAGGATCCTTGGATAATAACAAAAATCTGAAGTCTCCTGTCTATGGATGACGGTTCTATCACAGTGGCTACATTGAAGTTTCATGTAGATAACAGTCTTCTTAAATACAAGAACCGCATTGTGCTTAGCCCTACTACTCACTGGAGAAACAAAgtgttctatgaaaatcatgcTACACCTACGGCTGGTCATGGGGGTTTTTTAAAGACCTATAAGCGGATTTCTAGGTGTTTTTATTGGGAAGGGATGAAGAAGTTTGTGAAGGATATGGTAGCTTGCTGTTCAACATGTCAACAAAACAAATATGAGACTTTGTCTCCTCCTGGATTATTGCATCCTCTGCCTATACCTACCAAGATTTGGACAGACATATCCATGGATTTCATTGTGGACCTTCCTCCATGTAAAGGTAAATTTGTAATCTGGGTCGTGGTGGATCAGTTGTCCAAATATGCTCACTTCACTGCTATTGGTCATCCATATTCTGCGTCCATGGTTGCTCAACTCTTTGTTGACAATATTTTTAAACTACATGGCATGCCGAAATCAATAGTGAGTGACAGAGATCCGGTTTTCTTAAGCAAATTTTGGAAGGAGTTCTTTCATCTGCAAGGTTCTTCATTATGTTTCAGTTCTGGTTACCATCCTTAAACAGATGGCCAAACTGAGGTTTTGAACCGATGTCTCGAAACATATTTGCGATGCTTTTGTAGCTTGCAGCCAAAGAAATGGGTTTCATGGCTTTCTTGGGCAGAGTGGTCATTCAATACAAGTTTCCATTCAGCAACCAAGATGACTCCATTTGAGATTGTATATGGTCAAGCTCCACCAACAGTACAAACCTATGAATCTGGCACCACTAAGGTAGAATCTGTCGATCAAGCTTTGACAGAAAGGGATCGAATCTTATCCTTACTCAAGAGCAATCTGGAAGCTGCCCAATGTACGATGAAGGTTCAAGCTGATAAGAACCGGTCTGAACGAGTATTTGAGGTGAGAGATTCAGTGTATCTAAGATTGGTGCCATACCAGCATTTGTCCCTCGCTTCTCATCCATTTCACAAACTCCAACCACGATTTTATGGTCCATTCCCTATTCTATCCAAAGTTGGTCCAGTAGTTTATAAACTCAAGTTACCAGATCACTTTAAACTTCACCCTGTGTTCCATGTGTCTTGTCTAAAGAAGCATTTGGGTTTGCCTATCCAGCATACTGTCCCATTGCCTGTTATTATCGATTCGGGTATTCTTCAAGATGTTCCGGTGGCCATTCTAGACAGACGATTGGTGAAATGCAATAATTCTGCAGTGACTGAAATCCTGGTGCAATGGCAGAACCATTCCAAAGATGATGCCACATGGGAAAACTACCAAGAGCTCAAACTCAAGTTCCCTGAACTTGTGCAGTTGTGATACAATCTGTTGATGTTGTTTTTTCTATCCATTTCATTGTAATCTGTTGGTTGAGTTTTTGTGTGTTGTGTTTTGTCGAACTTGTGTTTTGAGGGAGGGTATTGTTAGGATGCCACATGGCATCATCTGTGATTGACAAGTGTACGGTGGATATTAATTAGTTAGAGCTTGTTAGAGGGAGAAGTCGGTTAGAAGTGAAAAGGTTAGTACTAATAGAGGCTTGTAAAGGAAGATAAGTGTGAATGAAATTGTATTGTTGTTGATCTCTGTGTACAATCGTAGAAGACGTAGGGTAGGTTCTAACAGAAAGTTCATCAATTAGTCATGACCATGGTCTCAAATGCCGATATTATTGGCGATATTTTGTCGATAATATCGGTTTTTCGGGTTAACGATATTTTAATGCTTATCCAATGAgatttcgtcaaaatatcgcgatattatcgataatatcgctatATTTCTGAAattatcgcaatatcttggatcTGTGccaatcggagaagaacgccggagatggATCTGTGCGAAcccgagccgatttcgtcccaaaaaccttgcaaaaacacaatTTTGAACTTAAATTTCACATAGAAGCTTCAATGTGGAACAGAAAGAGGTAAACCGAAGCTTACCTAACTGGATAAATTTAAGAAACTCGCTGGAGTTCCTGTGTTCGCCGAGTTGCAGAgacgagaaggagagggagaaagacgaggttGCTGATGACGATGGGTGTCTTCCTGAAGCAAGTgcgatggtgtgcgtgtgtgtatgtgggtctcggactcggtgcagagagaaatgagagtttCGAGAGACGACGCCGACGCCGACGAGGctaagggagaagagagatcgacagatctctgtgcgtgtgtgtgggagagaagggagagaagagagaagaaggatcgagagaaAGAGACTGAGGAGTCTCTGTctgcgtgtgtgtgttgtgtgtaatctagggagaagggagagaagatagaagaatgatcgagagagagagagagactgaggagtCTCTGTCTGCGTGCGtgtgttgtgtgcgtgtgtaatctaatcagaacatgtgtgcatgtgtggtggcatgtctgtgtgtgtgtggttgggtCACCTCAAATCAGTTAAGTAAACATCCTTTAAATCCAtcatgtttgccagctcgctatataatcaacttaaatcagttaaatccatcatgcaatgcatttccttccaattttttgtgataaactaatagataattgactaaataaacatcctgcaaagtttcaataaaaatttccaagtttttcttacaattttcgtggtttccatattatttttatcgatatcgataatatcccaatatttccatcgatatttccgtgtttttggactaccgatatttccgatatcatcgatatttaataccttggtcaTGACTCATGACACATGAAGTGGCTAGCTAGTTGAAAGCAACATCGGTAGCCAAAGATACATACAAGTAACAAGTTACAAAGTAAAAGGTTATTGTGAAAGAATTACAACAATGAGTTAATTAAAATTTAGGGAACTGAACTTTGGAAGCACATCGTCCCTTTGGAAGGAGAGGACACGCGATGATGTCTTGGCCGGAAGTGTCGACGCACAAATAAACTTGGTAAAGTTGGCTGTTTCCGGCCGAATCCTTGTTGCACTCTATCCCTGGGGTGtgcccaacaccttcttttATAGCTTCCACTATGCTCTCTAGGTTGTAAAGTTCATCATTTGGCACGATTCCTGCATTCAACAGTTACATTTAAATGTTGATTCATTAGTTTTAAGTGCTATTATGGGATTTACTTTGGGAGCGGCCCCTGGCCAGCTCAAACTTTAGACAGAAACTTAATTTTTTGGAATTTGCTAATGAATTACCAGCATTTTTTAGGATTTGTAGAAGGTTAACTTTTTCTCTGAGTTTGAGGGCTGCTTCGAAGTACTCTTTCTGATCGAGCTCGGACTCGGAGCAAGTCCCGTGCTTTTCCCATTCATGTGACCAGAACCTGTAACCGTTGCTACTTGGGCAGCTCAGTGATGGCCAGTTCTTATTAAGACTGGTCATCAGCTCTGAGATCTAAttttgtacaaaataaatagtccATGAAAATGGAATAATTAGTTAAAGAAGACACTCAAAACACacacaaataaaaatatttttttaattcaaaatggtttttaagattgacatgacttcttatGTTTTGGTCACTGAGATTAGCATAACTCTTCATTTTTTGGTtcattgagatttaaaatcgatataAGTGATCATTGAGTTTgttcaccatcaatcattttgttaTTGCGTGAAAATCTCCGTAAAATAGGAAAATTGACAAAGATACCCTcatttttataaattatttggCTCatagtttattaaattgagagtatttttatcattttggtccttatttaagGAGATCTTTCACAAAAGAACCATAATGATTGACGTGGACCAAATCAGAGACCACTTTtatcaatttcaaatctcatAAACCAAAGTAAAGAGTTATGgcaatctcaatgaccattttagctaaaaagccaaagaaaaaaaatagagtaTGAAAACATTATGATCATTGCGTAGTCTTAGTTTGCATTTGAAGCTCCCTATATGCATACATATTCATATCTATATAGGTGTATGTATATTTTAAAACTATGAAAATCTTATTTGCGATACTGTTTGCTTACATTATTGGATACACAGACCATTGATTAGGTTGCTTAAAAATATACCTGAGATTTGTCGAAGACGCTGTCGGGATCACAGTTAGAGGGGTAGCCACCATCCTTATAATTAGGCCATAGGCCATGAATGCCAAAATCTGCTGTAGGCTTTCCTGACTTGGGATAGCAACAAGTATGCTTTGTGTCACAGTATGCTCCTGGCCACTGCATGATATAAAACATCATGAGGATTATAGTACTAGCTATAATGTGATATAGAAAAAAGAGATTTGAAAAGCTGATAGTGTTAGTGGTTAGatgttagatgttagattaggaaACAAACATGGTTCAAACCACAATAAAATGTGAAGGCACAACTCATTTCCATTACTGTGGTAAAAGACCACTTGCTTATGCAAAAATAAGAtcaaagagagaagaaaaataaaatgtttagATAGGTTTAGAAACTAAAGAACAGTTGCGTAAAATTTCCACTAGGGTTTAGAAACTAAAAAACCGTTTGGTTTGTAGTTATTGGGTGGGCTAAATAAAATAgatactaaaaaaataaattaaaggatTCATTGAGATTCTCAAATTTTGAAGATACTTTTTTGAATGAGCCGAGCCACTAGGATGAAACTAAAAGAGTTTCGCATTATGAACTTTATACCGTGCACATCACTTAGATGGGCTATAGAAAGTAACATAAGAGGAAATgaagtatgaaaaaaaatatagaagaaaatgaaagaggATCATATTCTATTTGGGGCGGGTCATCACAGCAAGCTGAAGCAAAAACACACCTGCTGAACAAAGTAGAAGAAATCGAAGTCCTGAGAAACACAAAGAACCGAGAGGTACTGAATGATCAAAAGCTTGATCAAGATCAAAGTATTGCTGTATCTCAttgtctctctttttttttttttttttttctgatgaaataggtttcttttttttttagggatgaCAATATGGCTAGCTGAAAGGTCTGTATTTAAtagggaaggagagagggaaTATGGAGTATCCCGGAAAGCATATGCTGATCACCAATAGCTTATAAATCTGTGCAATCCATCATTTGCTTATCTCCTTCTTTCTTTCCACcctcaatttatttattttgtaataaTTTAATCCAGTTAATTTCTCATTAGATACATTAAATCTTAAGTCTAATTTTAATTTGTCTTTTAATTAGCTTAAGATTCCACGTCTCCATGGACAAGTACAGGATATGTATATCCATTAACTCGTTGATAGAGTAACTAATTAATTTAATCTAACTAGTTATTTTCCACatttcatttcatatttcatataaATTATAAGAATTGCAAATCTGGAAGCAACTGTGGATCGATGTATGTCTTGGAAGGAAGTGGCCGGTGGATTAGTCTTAAAGTAATTAACTAATAAGATGGAGCGCAAAGTCGGATGGGTAGCTTTTCCAGGCCAATCTGAAAAGAAGTTAGCTCGTTTATGCTTGCTAGATCAGGCTTATTTGTGTCGCGTGCAAGTCATTTAATCTGCTTACAGACACGACTCATGGGGAGCAAAAATATGGGTTTGTATTATATACCTACCTGTGTTACACATTTTCAAATGAAATTCATTTTAGCATCAAGCTATACTGGATCTGATACCCCTCCCATCCCCTCCCGTCCCCTATTTTCTCAATATCTCCTTTATCTTTTTCTCTATAAAGATAGTCACACAAGaagttgacgtggcttaattgtgaccgttcaaataggagggaaTGTGAGGAGCAAATCTGAAGGGGAGAAAATCCTACTCCCTAGATCAGATGGTGTCAAGTGTTCTTTTTTATACTCCTTGTGGAAAAAATGGTATCCAACCAACCGATCATGTGTCTGTGAGACACCACACACAAAATCAACAtttcgtgtatatatatatatattttgtgttATTCAAACGCGCTATGCTCACATCATGTTGGATGCGGTAGGCCGTACACAAGAATTTCTCCTATTATAATCACGTTTATCGACTAAGATATGGCTCATGCATGTCATGTCGCGTTGGATAACATCCCATCATGTACACTTGCTACCACCAAACGAAGTAACGAATATATGGACTTGGCCATATCATGAAGACCTTTTATCTAAAACCTTCCATTGTAAAAGGAACTTGCATTAGTGCCACGAATACGTACGAAAACCATAAGATAATTTCATAAACGTGGTTGATGGACCCCTCGATCAGCAATATATGGTGGTTGAATCCTTAAACTCAATATGATTTGGAAACTTGCTACAAAATTATATCAACGTATACAAAAGTGACGTGTAACTGGAAAGTGTTTATATCTCAGATAACGATGTGATCTACTCCTCAGATAATAACATATACTTCTTCTAATTAAGTATCCCTAAACTTCTATTAAGTAGTTAGCCGGTGAGCAGCTTCCATGACAAACACATTTCACCAGTTTTCTAGTACACGATTTGGCTTAAGATAGATCTCTTCTTCTGTATGGGTTCTTTTTTAAAGTTGTATAAATAAGCCATTCAATTTGATCTCTGCAACGCAGACGGTACTCCAAACGAAATCGAAATCTTACAACAAATATTGTTcttttttcaataaataaataaatagattaTTAATGCGAACTGCTGGTGTTGAAATTTAAAACCATGCCATGTGCACTAGTTTTATACATGGCCCAATAACTCACCAAAACACTCTAACCCAAAATCAATCGATCTTGGCCGGTGAAAATTCGAAGGACAATTTCAACAAGACTCTCCTCATCAATGACATCTAATGACTGTTGAGCTTTTATTTAGGATTGTTTATTAATATATACTCCACAATTTGTTGAAACAATCAAAATAGAAATTCTTTAAGGGTAATGCTAAggaggctaaatttgtaaacaaaatttgcaaaccaaataataCGTCACCAATATTTTTGCAGATTCTCAAAACCACCAACTCCTTCACCTGGCCGATGGCTGATTGTTGAGACTTGAGATCCTTTGCTTTATTTTAGACTGCTCGCATTTTTTTCAACATCAAAATATTCATCGTtgtacttttgttttgtttttttttttttttttggtattataTTCATATCCGCTTGGGAATTCTGGATTGGCCTCGGCATAGTTCTCATATCGAGAATTGGACTCGGACAATAtaagaacaaaaccctaatacaATTTGGAGAAACTTAGAGGTTATGCAACCTGTGGAATAAGCCTTGATAACCCTGTTATTCAACTTATAGTTATGGATAATAAACTTCTAATACAGTTTCGAAATCATTATGAAGAAAACAATTAGGAATACTAATACAGTTTCAAGAAAGGCCTATTTAAAAACAAAGCCGAGGCAAACACTCTCGCCTCTCCAATGGTCCGGATAATACGAAGAACACAATGGAGTCACAGGCGACGGTGACACAATGGAGTCACAGGCGACGGTGCGGGGGTATTGTGGGATTTATTGTTTTGTAAGGTGGGGTGGCTTTAACAAACGGAAGGGCAAAGATGAAATTGTTGAGAGACATTTTAGTTGTAGGTGTATTCAACAAATTAACAGTGGTAATAAAACAAccctttatttattaaaaaatgtaaaaaatctaAAGGGATGTAATATTATCAATCCATGTTGgtgagtaattttttttttttttttgggcttaaTTAAAAGTCCGATGGTGATAGGAAAGATAGCTCCtagggtttaaaaaataaaaaaaaaataaaaaacctagtATTTAAGTCCATGTGGtaaagtctgttaggatttatgtccaaaattgaaaattccgTCAACTATTTTGTTAATTATTGGTACATGAGTTAGCTAACAATTAAAGTAGAGTTCCGTTTTAGCCTAATATATGTGGCTCATATGCTAATAATTAACAGAAAAGTTAatggaattttcaattttgggcaTAAGTCCTAATAGATTTTATGATAAACCTGATCCCGATATCCTCCAAACACTagggtaggcacgtgctggccgacacccgaaggtgatgaagccatgcTAACATGCATGAGAACTATGAAGAAAGAACGAACATAAATAAAACTCGAAAATTTAACTGTAATGAATATGCAATtgtggaacgtgttcagagcatacaactaaaccagAACATTGAAGAAAGAATAATATACAAATGTACGAACAAaagaatgggtcctacaccgagatgACTTGAAGCTACCGATGCGGGAGTGCCTTGACATCGAGATTGTACGCCCCAATTCTAAGTCTGAAGGGGacgcaaaacaaaacatgagtggaccaagtttatatatatgtaatactaaaacagttattcttcaacatactaacccctagtttagaaaactcatatagcataagtagtaataggttttccgaaaaccctagcatgccataaaacctttcataaaacatatatcatatatagtgtgcttaATAGTGGTATCAAAATCGCTTGAAGACCCTACATCACCCAACCAAagccatatataaatatttCTGGCCAAAGCCATCTATTAACACTTGGCTGAAGCCATATATAAGTATCTTCCGGCCGAAGCCATCTACAAACGCCCGGCCGAAGCCATATATAAGTATTTTAAGACCAAAGCCATATATAAGTATCTTTCGCCTGTAGGCACATAGTATGAGTAACCACTGAATACGCACATAAAATCATGAACATAATCTTTCCCAAATGTATCTCATCGGAGCTCAATAGCTCAAACATTATATCATAAATCATGTTCATAAGTATATAATCATAAATATATTTCAAAGAACGTAAATCTGATAAAGCATAaatccaatttactcataaatgtttcataaaacgtagtcataaaatcatgctttcatgtatgcatttctaataataaattcatgcattttggaaggggtccactcaccttaCTCCGTTGTCGAAGAGCTGTGCAAACAAGAGAGGACGGGAACGTCACTAACAaacgcacctaagcacataaaatgaccaattaataaaactttacTAAAACGATTGACTTTGGGAAAACAGAGCGCGGATTTGGAACCAGGATGTCGAAATTAGTTTAGGAGGGGTCCCAAGCATATTTTGTAAAAGTCAACACAAAATATTCTAGGAATCCAGGAATATTCCTTGACATAATATTCCCTAACAGAATATTAGCTCCATTTCACAACAATCACAAGCATGccatatatggatttgaagctacGGAGGAGAGGAAGAGAAATATACCAATGTTTGGTCCAGCCGTGGTCGAAAAATGGCCTGGAAGTCACGGCATTCCTCGTCGGAATCTGGGAAAGTCTCCCAGAGGTGTTTTCAAGCCAAACCTTCACTAAAAACGAGTATATAACTTAGAAATCGAAGGAACAATCATTTGAGACAGAGAAGGTGACTCTGAGGCTCTCCTAATGTGAAAAAGGTGGAACTCGCCAGTTTTGTCGACCTACGGTGGTGGTGATAGAGGTCTCGGTGTCTGCACTTGCAGAGGAGGAAAAGGGACGAGAGAGGTGAAGACGTCCAAAATAGGCGAGGGAGatcagaaagagagagagagagagagagagagagagagagagagagagagagagaaagagggttgGTGCGTGTGGGTGTGCTGCTTGGGGAAAGAAAAGGTACAGAGAGAGAGTATGTGAGggggagagatgagagagagaggtctGAGAGTTATACATGggaaagagaagggagagaagaagagagagagggttggGGGACCAAAAAGGAAAGTGGGCCCCACATGGCACACCAAACAAGATCCAAAAAGCAACAATTTCAAAATATCTCCCAATcaaagtgaaattacaaaattgCCCTTTCGATTCATAAAATATGGGATGGATCGTTACATTTTACCACAGGGACTAaatccttgtttttttttattttttattttaagggGGACAACTGGTGGTAAGCCAATATTATCCACCATTTCCGGGCGCGGAGAGGCTATGAGGAATTTCACTCTACTCGTGGCCACAATCAAGCAGACTCACTAGTTCGGAGCATCGAACACGGAACCTAGGCGCAGTCCGCACCATTACCAATGGGCCACTTGATGTGGTTCATGTAGGTgagtatttaaaaaaattaagttctAAATAGTCTGGACTCAAGAACTTCGTAcatcaaaatatattgtatTTTGCATAAACACACTTATCATAAATGGGTTATTAAAAACGGGACTACATCCAGAATTCATGATTAGTGAATGATAGTTACATGAAAATTTAGACAAAGCTGATGCTGTGGTCTGAGCTAGCGAGTCATCTTTCTACATTTCTAAAAAGTTGGGAATTCAATTTGTGCACCGCACTTTCCATGGGGGAAGACAGGACACTCAATGAGGTCAGAACCAGAAGTGTCCACGCACAAGTAAACCTGATAAAGTTGGCTGTTACCAGATTCTTCCAcattgcactcaataaatggagTGAACCCAGTTGCATCTTTCACTGCCCCCTTGATGTTCTGTAGGGTGTATGAGTCCCCATTTGGCTTTATACCTGTAACATATAACATTATATATGTTTAATAAATGTGGATCGACGAACACAGCAAGGAATTAACATCAATAGTTACTGAAATTAGTGGGCTCAATATGAGGTGACTAGTGATTACAACATCTACCAACTAATAATCGTGTGTAATAACTGTTACGCATTGATAATTTGATCTGattagtttcataatttatttattaattacctGCAC
It encodes the following:
- the LOC103451816 gene encoding ribonuclease 3-like; protein product: MRYSNTLILIKLLIIQYLSVLCVSQDFDFFYFVQQWPGAYCDTKHTCCYPKSGKPTADFGIHGLWPNYKDGGYPSNCDPDSVFDKSQISELMTSLNKNWPSLSCPSSNGYRFWSHEWEKHGTCSESELDQKEYFEAALKLREKVNLLQILKNAGIVPNDELYNLESIVEAIKEGVGHTPGIECNKDSAGNSQLYQVYLCVDTSGQDIIACPLLPKGRCASKVQFPKF